The following is a genomic window from Chitinophagaceae bacterium.
TGTAGCTAAATAGTTACAAAATAATAATACAAGAAAATATAGATTGATAGTAAATAATTACATAAACGAATTCTTAAAAAATTAATGTTTTCATGTTTTTTATGTTTTAACCTTTACGTACATATTTGTAATATCAAACTCATTAACAATACAAATACAATGAAGCCATCTCAATATTTTTCAGGAATTTTTATTTATGGTTGGCTCATATAAAGTTCCTTTTTCAAAAAAAATAAAAGTAAAAAATAAAATATCTTAATATTAGGATAAAGTTTTTTATGATGGGTCTAAAAATTCAAATCCTAAAACTGTATCCCTTAAAAACCAATAGTTACCAACACTTTTTTTGAATAACTCAATTTTTAGAACCCACCTTCTATTACATAAAAGAGATTACAGCACACATTTATTCCAAAAAAAAGTTTTATTGTGATTAATATAAAAAAATTACCTTATTTTTTATTTTTTTTTATGAAAATAAAAACAATTCTTTAATAAGTTTTTTTTTATTATTTTGCATAAAATTANNNNNNNNNNNNNNNNNNNNNNNNNNNNNNNNNNNNNNNNNNNNNNNNNNNNNNNNNNNNNNNNNNNNNNNNNNNNNNNNNNNNNNNNNNNNNNNNNNNNTTTTATAATACACTATGACTAAAGAAAAATTATTACACAGCATTTTTCCCTATGCAATAGCATTTTTAATAATAAATACTTTTAGTATTACGAAAGCTATCAGCCAAGGTGCCGAAAGTATACCAACAGAATCATCTATTATTCAATCAGGCGAAGTATTATTTAAAGCAAATTGCACAGTTTGCCATTCAATAGACGATAAAGTAATAGGACCACCTCTCAAAAACGTCCACCAAAGAAGAGAACTATCATGGATAATTAAATTTGTGAAAAATTCTCAAAAAGTAATTAAAAGCGGAGATACTTATGCCCTAGAACTCTATAATCAATACAATCAAACAGAGATGACATCTTTTGATTTTTCTGATTCAGAAATAACTTCTATAGTAGCATATATAAAAAACCAATCAGAAATAACCCCTTCTGCCGCCACATCAATAATAAATCCACAAATAGTAAATAATACAGAAAAAAACGACTCAAATACTACCTACACAGATATACTTTTAATAGCGCTTGTTGCTATATTAGGTATTATCTTATTAGTATTACTATCCATATTAAGCGTTTTATTAAAATATATTTCCAAAAAAAATAATCTTACAGAAGAACAAAACGAAATTATATCCGAACAAAAAAGTTTAACAAGCCTATTAAAAAGCAATTTTGTAATCGGTTTAACCGTATTTTTGTTTACCGCTATCGTTCTAAAAAGTATTATAGATGGCCTATTTTCCATAGGAATTCAACAAAACTACAAACCAACACAACCAATCGCTTTTTCACATAAACTCCACGCAGGTCAGTATAAAATAGATTGTAACTACTGCCATACAAGTGTCTATAAAAGTAAAAATGCCAATATCCCATCACCTAATATTTGTATGAACTGCCACGGAGTAATCCAAAATGTAGGAGGAAAATCAGGAATATCCCCCGAAATAAAAAAAATATACGATGCTGTTGAAAATTCTACCCCAATAGAATGGATAAGAATTCATAATCTCCCAGATTTAGCATACTTTAATCACGCACAACACGTCCAAGTAGGAAATGTAAAATGCCAAACATGCCATGGACCAATAGAAGAAATGGATGTAGTATATCAATACTCTAACCTCACAATGGGATGGTGTATAAATTGTCACCGCGAAACAGATATAAATAGTAAAGGTAACGCCTATTACGATAATTTAGTAAAAATTCACAATAAAAAAAGCAAAACCCCAATGAAAGTAGAAGACATCGGAGGACTAGAATGCTCAAAATGCCATTATTAAAATATAAAACATAAAATACAATGAAACCAACTAAAAAAATATACTGGAAAGGACTAGAACAGTTAACCAATGATTCAGAATTTATAAAACATTCACAAAATGAG
Proteins encoded in this region:
- a CDS encoding cytochrome c3 family protein, yielding MTKEKLLHSIFPYAIAFLIINTFSITKAISQGAESIPTESSIIQSGEVLFKANCTVCHSIDDKVIGPPLKNVHQRRELSWIIKFVKNSQKVIKSGDTYALELYNQYNQTEMTSFDFSDSEITSIVAYIKNQSEITPSAATSIINPQIVNNTEKNDSNTTYTDILLIALVAILGIILLVLLSILSVLLKYISKKNNLTEEQNEIISEQKSLTSLLKSNFVIGLTVFLFTAIVLKSIIDGLFSIGIQQNYKPTQPIAFSHKLHAGQYKIDCNYCHTSVYKSKNANIPSPNICMNCHGVIQNVGGKSGISPEIKKIYDAVENSTPIEWIRIHNLPDLAYFNHAQHVQVGNVKCQTCHGPIEEMDVVYQYSNLTMGWCINCHRETDINSKGNAYYDNLVKIHNKKSKTPMKVEDIGGLECSKCHY